One region of Candidatus Acidiferrales bacterium genomic DNA includes:
- a CDS encoding glycosyltransferase, with protein sequence MSSPTVSVLVNTYNHDRYIAQALQSVIDQDFPANQMEIIVVDDGSTDATSEIVREFLPRIRYIRKANGGQVSAFNAGVAEARGEFVAFLDGDDWWASDKLNKVVAAFDAHPQIAAVGHAYHEVDESGAVCATMIPTRNCLSLEDISQARSSAPLRVFLGTSRFAIRRAVLDQTLPVPAELPFFDNFVFTQAIAISGAQLLAQPLCSYRLHSGNLYASSSPNQETLWTKYKLLRGLLQHLPSRLSGFGISEECVSAFLAADRLEANQLHLLLEGGSRLEAFHTELDSFRLAYRNPDLGYKAFKTFVLLLALLVPPKSFYRLRRWYAAHGLRSVREHIGGAYLTQPEVTRPSESTVDKTARRRIRI encoded by the coding sequence GTGAGTTCGCCTACTGTCTCCGTCCTCGTTAATACCTACAATCATGATCGTTACATTGCGCAAGCCCTCCAGAGCGTCATCGATCAGGATTTCCCCGCGAACCAAATGGAAATCATCGTCGTCGACGACGGTTCCACAGACGCGACCTCGGAGATTGTCCGAGAATTCCTGCCGAGGATTCGGTACATTCGCAAAGCCAACGGTGGTCAGGTCTCTGCGTTTAACGCTGGCGTCGCCGAAGCCCGCGGCGAATTCGTCGCTTTCCTCGACGGAGACGACTGGTGGGCTTCTGACAAGCTCAACAAAGTTGTGGCGGCATTCGATGCTCATCCTCAAATCGCCGCCGTCGGCCACGCCTATCACGAAGTGGACGAGAGTGGCGCGGTTTGTGCCACGATGATTCCGACGCGAAATTGTTTGAGCCTGGAGGACATATCTCAGGCGAGGTCATCGGCCCCTTTGCGCGTCTTCTTGGGAACGAGCAGGTTCGCGATACGGCGTGCAGTTCTCGATCAGACTTTGCCGGTCCCGGCGGAATTACCATTCTTTGACAACTTCGTTTTCACACAGGCGATCGCTATATCTGGTGCACAACTTTTAGCCCAGCCTCTGTGTTCTTACCGCCTCCATTCGGGTAATCTCTATGCTTCCTCCTCACCAAATCAAGAAACCCTTTGGACAAAATACAAACTATTGCGCGGTTTGCTGCAACACTTGCCGTCACGATTATCGGGGTTTGGGATATCTGAGGAATGCGTCTCGGCGTTTCTCGCTGCCGACCGATTGGAAGCAAATCAGCTTCATCTATTGCTCGAAGGGGGAAGCAGGCTCGAAGCTTTCCACACAGAGCTAGATTCCTTCAGACTGGCGTACAGAAACCCAGATCTTGGCTACAAAGCGTTCAAAACCTTTGTATTGCTCCTTGCGCTCTTGGTTCCGCCGAAAAGTTTCTATCGACTTCGCCGCTGGTATGCGGCCCACGGCTTGCGCTCGGTGCGAGAGCATATCGGTGGGGCGTACTTGACGCAGCCTGAAGTGACTCGCCCTAGTGAGTCGACTGTCGACAAGACCGCTCGTCGGCGCATCAGAATATGA
- a CDS encoding methyltransferase domain-containing protein, whose protein sequence is MSSEHYTHCFYEALRDGSRRSAEVIVPIVVEFLPVRSVVDVGCGDGSWLAVLRGLGVTDVLGIDGEYVASDLLQIPREFFQAFDLTKPFTLGRTFDLAVSLEVGEHLPADSAATFVESLTRLAPAVLFSAAIPFQGGSHHVNEQWPDKWVALFRRHNYLAVDCIRKRVWENDAVEWWYAQNTLLFVRAELLEKNALLKSESERTNTNQLRLVHPRNYLEALIPLEPSFWGVRAASQLLVACIRNFVRTRLYRIVGKEVHSRAGKKPYCAISKRSVQD, encoded by the coding sequence ATGTCCAGCGAACATTACACGCACTGCTTTTACGAAGCGTTAAGAGATGGATCGAGGCGATCCGCCGAAGTCATTGTACCTATCGTGGTGGAGTTCCTGCCAGTCCGCAGCGTTGTTGACGTCGGCTGCGGCGACGGCAGTTGGCTTGCCGTATTGAGGGGGCTGGGCGTAACGGACGTCCTGGGGATTGACGGCGAGTATGTCGCGTCAGATCTCTTGCAAATTCCGCGGGAATTCTTCCAAGCCTTCGACCTCACAAAACCCTTCACGCTCGGGCGCACCTTCGACTTAGCCGTATCACTCGAAGTTGGCGAGCACCTCCCTGCTGATTCCGCGGCCACCTTTGTAGAGTCTCTTACTCGCCTCGCTCCGGCCGTCTTGTTTTCGGCGGCTATCCCATTTCAAGGGGGAAGTCACCATGTCAATGAGCAATGGCCCGACAAGTGGGTTGCACTATTCCGGCGACATAATTATTTAGCCGTAGACTGCATCCGAAAGCGAGTGTGGGAAAATGACGCGGTGGAATGGTGGTATGCTCAGAACACGTTGCTCTTTGTGCGCGCAGAGCTTCTGGAGAAAAATGCACTCTTGAAGAGTGAGTCTGAGCGAACCAATACCAATCAACTCCGTTTAGTTCACCCTAGAAACTATCTCGAAGCTCTCATACCTCTCGAACCATCATTCTGGGGAGTAAGGGCAGCCTCCCAACTTCTTGTGGCTTGCATCCGGAACTTTGTTAGAACAAGACTTTACCGGATCGTCGGGAAGGAAGTGCACTCGCGCGCGGGGAAAAAACCTTATTGCGCGATATCTAAACGTTCGGTGCAAGACTGA
- a CDS encoding TylF/MycF/NovP-related O-methyltransferase — MVPADIYVDNLCLASRIGEISGSVVECGTWRGGMMAGMADVLGADRRYLLFDSFQGLPPAREIDGAAALAWQSNKTSPIYFNNCAASEEEVTSVMSMSAARNYQIIKGWFNETLPKVNLLEPIALLRLDADWYESTKCILDNLAPHVASGGMLIVDDYHTWEGCTLAINEFAVMRKWRIRQSRQGVCFIIA; from the coding sequence ATGGTTCCAGCTGATATTTATGTCGACAACTTGTGTCTCGCTTCTCGTATAGGAGAGATTTCCGGAAGCGTAGTCGAGTGCGGTACCTGGCGCGGCGGTATGATGGCTGGGATGGCGGACGTGCTGGGGGCCGACCGCCGCTATCTTCTTTTCGATAGTTTCCAAGGCCTTCCGCCCGCGAGGGAAATTGACGGTGCGGCTGCGCTAGCATGGCAATCAAACAAAACCAGCCCCATTTACTTCAACAACTGCGCCGCCTCTGAAGAAGAGGTGACGTCGGTGATGTCGATGTCTGCAGCCAGGAATTATCAGATCATCAAAGGTTGGTTCAACGAGACACTGCCAAAGGTAAATCTCTTGGAACCAATTGCTCTGCTGCGGCTGGATGCGGACTGGTATGAATCGACGAAATGCATTCTGGACAACCTCGCCCCTCATGTCGCCTCGGGAGGGATGCTTATTGTCGACGATTACCACACCTGGGAGGGTTGCACGCTGGCAATTAATGAATTCGCTGTAATGAGAAAATGGAGGATCAGGCAGTCTCGCCAAGGAGTCTGCTTTATCATCGCTTAA
- a CDS encoding ABC transporter ATP-binding protein: MSNAAIRVESIGKRYRVGERQRYLALRDVLTNAFRLNGKRTPQDHIWAVRDVSFEVRHGEVVGLIGRNGAGKSTLLKLLARITRPTAGRATLHGRIGSLLEVGTGFHPELTGRENVFLSGAILGMSKVEIERKFEEIVAFAEVERFIDTPLKHYSSGMQMRLAFAVAAHLEPEILLVDEVLAVGDITFQKKCLGKMEEVSRGGRTILFVSHNMGAVNMLCSRCILLDKGRIAIAGETSKVAAAYHTQAMEAVGCDSDLRKTHRTGTGKAIFTSIALRPMRADGSLLDSTCTGCDLEIELTIEARQDLPASIVAVIVYDAGGYRLIDVNTCQKGEFLQLNAGEIARVCFRIQQLLLRSGTYLMGLWLGRDRIEETDHIERAATLEVVAGVNDNKGPIAFPGTYLCRFEESMSILQPCGSDRKTC; the protein is encoded by the coding sequence ATGAGTAACGCCGCCATCCGCGTCGAATCGATCGGCAAACGCTACCGCGTCGGCGAGCGCCAGCGTTACCTCGCCCTGCGCGACGTGCTCACCAACGCATTTCGCCTTAACGGCAAGCGCACGCCGCAGGACCACATCTGGGCCGTCCGCGACGTTTCCTTCGAAGTTCGGCACGGCGAAGTCGTCGGCCTCATCGGCCGCAACGGCGCTGGAAAATCCACGCTCCTGAAACTCCTCGCGCGCATCACGCGTCCCACTGCCGGCCGCGCCACGCTCCACGGCCGCATCGGCAGCCTGCTCGAAGTCGGCACCGGCTTTCATCCCGAGCTCACCGGCCGCGAAAATGTTTTCCTGAGCGGCGCCATCCTCGGTATGAGCAAAGTGGAAATCGAGCGCAAATTCGAAGAAATCGTCGCCTTCGCCGAAGTCGAGCGCTTCATCGACACGCCTCTCAAGCATTACAGCAGCGGCATGCAGATGCGCCTCGCCTTCGCCGTCGCTGCGCATCTCGAGCCCGAAATTCTCCTCGTCGACGAAGTCCTCGCCGTCGGCGATATAACGTTTCAAAAAAAATGCCTCGGCAAAATGGAAGAGGTTTCACGCGGCGGTAGGACAATTTTGTTTGTATCGCACAATATGGGGGCCGTGAATATGCTGTGTTCACGGTGCATTCTACTTGATAAGGGCCGCATTGCCATCGCGGGCGAGACGTCGAAGGTCGCCGCTGCGTACCATACACAGGCGATGGAAGCGGTCGGTTGTGATTCTGATCTTCGGAAAACACACCGAACGGGAACGGGCAAGGCAATCTTCACTTCCATCGCGCTTCGGCCCATGCGCGCGGACGGTTCACTTCTCGATTCCACTTGCACGGGCTGTGACCTCGAGATCGAATTGACAATCGAGGCTCGCCAAGACTTACCCGCATCAATTGTCGCTGTGATTGTCTATGATGCGGGTGGTTATCGCCTCATCGATGTGAATACCTGTCAGAAAGGCGAATTTCTCCAGCTGAACGCCGGGGAAATCGCTCGCGTTTGCTTTCGCATTCAACAGCTTCTGCTACGCTCGGGTACCTACCTGATGGGTCTGTGGCTTGGCAGAGACCGTATCGAAGAGACGGACCATATAGAACGCGCCGCAACGCTCGAGGTCGTCGCAGGCGTCAATGATAACAAGGGGCCGATTGCGTTTCCTGGGACGTATCTGTGCCGTTTCGAAGAAAGTATGTCCATCCTTCAACCATGCGGGTCGGATCGTAAAACGTGTTAA
- a CDS encoding ABC transporter permease, translating into MTAAHTNVIAAEPPVLHIAPPHGWWEVDFRELWQFRELVYFFIWREIKIRYKQTAIGAAWAILQPVLAMIVFALFFGKLAHMPTEGLPILVFYYAALLPWMYFANSLSNATNAMVLNQSMITKVYFPRLALPLSVVLSGLLDFAIGCLLLVPLLAYYRIRPGLPLLWFPVFLFLVVLMAVGAGLWLSAMNAMYRDVRYVVPFLIQLWLFASPVAYASSIVPAKWRWLYGLNPMAGVLEGFRWSLTGHGDPPGRLLIISVVIMLAVLATGLFYFQKMEGTIADVV; encoded by the coding sequence ATGACCGCCGCGCATACCAACGTCATCGCCGCCGAACCTCCTGTTCTGCACATCGCTCCGCCGCACGGCTGGTGGGAAGTGGATTTCCGTGAACTCTGGCAGTTCCGCGAATTGGTCTACTTTTTCATCTGGCGCGAAATCAAAATCCGCTACAAACAGACGGCCATCGGCGCAGCCTGGGCGATTTTGCAGCCCGTGCTCGCCATGATCGTCTTCGCGCTGTTCTTCGGCAAACTCGCCCACATGCCCACCGAAGGCCTTCCGATTCTCGTTTTTTATTACGCCGCGCTCCTCCCTTGGATGTATTTCGCCAACAGTCTCTCGAACGCCACGAACGCCATGGTCCTCAACCAGTCCATGATCACGAAGGTTTACTTTCCGCGCCTGGCGTTGCCGCTTTCCGTCGTGCTTTCCGGCCTGCTCGATTTCGCCATCGGCTGTTTGCTCCTAGTTCCGTTGCTCGCCTACTACCGCATTCGTCCCGGCCTGCCGTTGCTGTGGTTTCCCGTTTTTCTTTTTCTTGTCGTCCTAATGGCTGTCGGCGCGGGCCTCTGGCTTTCAGCAATGAACGCCATGTATCGCGACGTGCGCTATGTCGTCCCGTTTCTCATTCAGCTTTGGCTTTTCGCCTCGCCCGTCGCGTATGCGAGCTCCATCGTTCCGGCGAAATGGCGCTGGCTGTACGGATTGAATCCCATGGCGGGAGTACTCGAAGGCTTTCGCTGGTCGCTGACCGGCCACGGCGACCCTCCGGGCCGTTTGCTGATCATCTCGGTCGTCATCATGCTCGCTGTCCTGGCAACCGGGCTTTTCTATTTTCAGAAAATGGAAGGCACTATCGCTGATGTTGTGTGA
- a CDS encoding glycosyltransferase family 39 protein produces the protein MTSLFSPSKLSRYEKILILIFAFSLPLVNPWVRGDGVGYYAYARALVVNHNLQFEQDWLHANPSFSSGRVDATGKLRADQLTRTGYVDNHFSIGPALIWIPFLAVTHFAVSIAHRLGAGIPADGFSWPYVGTMAIVTALAGFLALFISFRLARKYFSERCAFLATLGIWFASSLIVYMYFNPSWSHAHSAFVVALFLWYWDRTRGTRSLRQWILLGLIAGLMLDMYYPNAMFLLVVVAEMAGTAASILPKNSPERLANLASLISRGFVFSVALLIAFLPTLITRWIIYGSPFDMGYTEVHVWSLAHPLFGQVLFSSDHGIFSWTPILLLASIGIFFLLRRDHQLGAALLLSSLAFYFLIATYPDWDGISSFGNRFFVSLTPIFVLGLAALLSAWEKVLNNGRAAISSAAALVALLIAWNLGLLFQWGMHLIPDRGPISWSAMASNQFHAVPEDLSRSLERYFTHRHALMQEIEKKDLRQLGESPTEAPSTNPAPKKDRP, from the coding sequence ATGACATCCCTGTTTTCTCCATCGAAGTTAAGCCGCTACGAAAAGATTCTGATCTTGATTTTCGCGTTCTCTCTTCCGCTCGTGAATCCCTGGGTGCGCGGCGATGGCGTTGGTTACTACGCCTACGCGCGTGCGCTTGTCGTTAATCACAACCTACAATTCGAACAGGATTGGCTTCACGCCAACCCCAGCTTTTCCTCCGGCCGCGTCGATGCCACGGGCAAATTGCGCGCCGACCAACTCACGCGCACTGGTTACGTCGATAATCATTTCTCAATTGGTCCGGCGCTCATCTGGATACCGTTCCTTGCCGTCACTCATTTTGCGGTGTCAATCGCCCATCGTCTCGGCGCTGGCATCCCCGCCGACGGTTTTTCCTGGCCGTATGTCGGCACGATGGCGATTGTCACCGCTTTGGCTGGATTTCTGGCGCTTTTCATTTCGTTTCGCCTCGCGCGCAAATATTTCTCCGAACGTTGCGCGTTTCTCGCGACGCTCGGCATCTGGTTCGCCAGCTCACTGATTGTCTACATGTACTTCAATCCGTCGTGGTCGCATGCGCATTCCGCCTTCGTGGTCGCTTTGTTTCTCTGGTATTGGGATCGCACGCGCGGAACTCGCTCTCTGCGCCAGTGGATTTTACTCGGCCTCATCGCCGGCCTCATGCTCGATATGTATTATCCGAATGCGATGTTTCTTCTCGTCGTAGTCGCGGAAATGGCGGGAACTGCAGCAAGCATACTGCCTAAAAATTCTCCCGAGCGCCTGGCGAACCTGGCATCGCTTATCTCGCGAGGCTTCGTTTTCAGCGTCGCGCTGCTCATTGCGTTTCTCCCTACACTCATCACGCGATGGATCATCTATGGCAGCCCTTTCGACATGGGTTACACCGAAGTGCACGTTTGGAGCCTCGCCCATCCGCTTTTCGGGCAGGTCTTGTTCTCCTCCGATCACGGCATTTTCAGTTGGACGCCGATCCTCCTGCTCGCCTCCATCGGCATATTTTTCTTGCTGCGGCGCGATCACCAGCTTGGCGCGGCGCTGCTTCTCTCCTCGCTCGCTTTTTATTTTCTGATCGCCACCTATCCCGACTGGGACGGCATTTCCTCCTTCGGCAATCGCTTTTTTGTTTCGCTCACGCCAATTTTTGTCCTCGGTCTCGCTGCACTTCTTTCGGCGTGGGAAAAGGTTTTGAACAACGGTCGCGCCGCTATTTCCAGCGCCGCTGCGCTCGTGGCATTATTGATTGCCTGGAATCTCGGACTTCTGTTCCAATGGGGCATGCATTTGATCCCCGACCGTGGCCCAATCTCCTGGAGCGCGATGGCGTCCAATCAATTTCACGCCGTACCGGAAGATCTCTCGCGCTCGCTTGAGCGCTACTTCACGCACCGCCACGCTCTGATGCAGGAGATCGAGAAAAAAGATTTGCGTCAGCTCGGCGAATCTCCCACTGAAGCTCCGTCCACAAATCCCGCGCCGAAAAAAGACAGGCCATGA
- a CDS encoding class I SAM-dependent methyltransferase, producing the protein MPEAQAPPTPVSTSFVYTGTELDAMAEARNYCRWIFQFFQPHLGTRVVEIGAGTGTFSRLLLGAPAVREMILFEAAANLFPALERQFLADARVQLHLGSFNPSHLEKAPDSIVMVNVLEHIGDDAGLLSEIHQSLSPGGHLLLFVPALEWNFGSLDKAFDHFRRYSRQALRAKIEDAGFELVRLRYANALGVASWFFAGKIFRQRTLNPAQVRWYDRWVIPWSFPLERILEPPLGQSLVAVARK; encoded by the coding sequence ATGCCCGAAGCACAAGCGCCGCCGACGCCGGTAAGCACTTCCTTCGTTTACACTGGAACGGAACTCGACGCCATGGCCGAGGCGCGCAATTATTGCCGCTGGATTTTCCAGTTTTTCCAGCCGCATCTTGGCACACGCGTGGTCGAAATCGGCGCCGGTACGGGAACGTTTTCTCGATTGCTGCTCGGCGCGCCGGCCGTTCGCGAAATGATCCTCTTTGAAGCAGCGGCCAATCTTTTCCCTGCGCTCGAGCGCCAGTTTCTCGCCGATGCGCGCGTGCAGTTGCACCTGGGCTCTTTCAATCCGTCGCATCTCGAGAAAGCACCCGACTCCATCGTCATGGTCAATGTCCTCGAGCACATTGGTGACGACGCCGGCCTGCTTTCGGAAATTCATCAATCGCTCTCGCCCGGCGGCCATCTCCTTCTCTTTGTTCCCGCGCTCGAATGGAACTTTGGCTCGCTCGACAAGGCGTTCGACCACTTTCGTCGTTACAGTAGACAGGCGTTGCGCGCGAAAATCGAAGACGCTGGCTTCGAGCTGGTGCGGCTTCGATACGCCAACGCGCTGGGCGTCGCCTCCTGGTTTTTCGCGGGAAAGATTTTCCGCCAGCGGACGCTGAATCCCGCGCAGGTACGCTGGTACGACCGCTGGGTCATTCCCTGGAGCTTCCCGCTCGAACGGATTCTGGAGCCGCCTCTCGGTCAAAGTCTGGTGGCGGTCGCGCGGAAATGA
- a CDS encoding GDP-mannose 4,6-dehydratase gives MRALITGGAGFIGSHLAEALIARGDDVFILDDLSTGSVENIRHLKASEKFHYAFDSLQNRHLLAEMVDESDVVFHLAAAVGVRLIVESPVRTIETNVNGTQLVLDAANKKKKLVLVASTSEVYGKSKEVPFREDSDLVLGPTTKGRWSYAASKALDEFLALSYWKEKQLPIVVVRFFNTVGPRQTGRYGMVLPNFVSQALENAPITIFGTGQQSRCFCDVQDSVQSIVRLVDSGKAVGEVINVGTDEEVTIEGLARVVKQRTHSSSAITHTPYDEAYEPGFEDMLRRVPSLEKLERITGFRPRTPLNTIVDRVIAHFREKEKSAASNGDSLEEPVATVQARAQEAR, from the coding sequence ATGCGCGCACTGATCACAGGCGGCGCAGGATTTATAGGCTCACACCTTGCGGAGGCGCTGATCGCTCGGGGAGATGACGTGTTTATCCTCGACGATCTTTCCACCGGCAGCGTGGAAAACATTCGCCACCTGAAAGCCTCGGAAAAATTTCACTATGCCTTCGATTCGCTGCAGAATCGCCATCTTCTCGCCGAAATGGTGGATGAATCCGACGTCGTGTTCCACCTGGCTGCGGCCGTCGGCGTGCGCCTGATTGTCGAAAGCCCCGTGCGCACCATCGAAACCAACGTCAATGGCACGCAACTGGTTCTCGATGCCGCCAACAAGAAAAAGAAGCTCGTTCTTGTCGCCTCGACTTCGGAAGTCTATGGCAAGAGCAAGGAAGTTCCATTCCGCGAGGATTCCGATCTGGTTCTCGGCCCCACCACCAAAGGCCGCTGGAGCTATGCGGCTTCCAAGGCTCTCGACGAATTTCTGGCCCTTTCGTACTGGAAAGAAAAACAGCTTCCCATCGTCGTCGTTCGTTTTTTCAACACCGTCGGCCCGCGCCAGACCGGCCGCTACGGCATGGTGCTTCCCAACTTCGTTTCGCAGGCGCTCGAAAATGCGCCCATCACGATTTTTGGCACCGGCCAGCAATCGCGCTGCTTCTGCGACGTGCAGGACTCCGTGCAGTCCATCGTTCGGCTGGTCGACAGCGGCAAGGCCGTCGGCGAAGTGATCAATGTCGGTACGGACGAGGAAGTGACCATTGAAGGCCTCGCGCGCGTCGTAAAGCAGCGCACGCACAGCTCCTCGGCCATCACGCATACGCCCTACGACGAAGCCTATGAGCCCGGTTTCGAAGACATGCTGCGGCGCGTCCCATCTCTCGAAAAACTGGAACGCATCACTGGCTTCCGTCCTCGCACGCCGCTCAACACGATTGTCGACCGCGTTATCGCTCACTTCCGCGAGAAAGAAAAATCGGCGGCATCAAATGGCGATTCGCTGGAAGAACCGGTGGCCACAGTGCAAGCTCGTGCGCAAGAGGCACGCTGA